From the Saccharomonospora marina XMU15 genome, the window ATGGCCAGCGGCAGCTGGATGTTGCGCAGGATGGCTCCCGGCGTGCTGCCGAAGGCGTGCCCGGCCTCGACCACCTCGGAGTCGACCTGCCGGATGCCCAACTCGGTGAGCCGGATACCCGGCGGCATCGCGAATATCACGGTCGCCACCATGCCCGCCTGCGGCCCTACGCCGATCAGCACCACACCGGGAATGAGGTACACCAGCGGCGGCATGGTCTGCATGAGGTCCAGCACCGGCCGCAAGAGGTTGCTCACGACGCGGTACCGGGCGGCGAGGATACCGATGGGGATCGCCAGCACCGCCGCCACGACCACCGTGATGATCACCAGTGCCAGCGTCTGCATCGCGTTGTCCCACTGGTCGATCAACATGATGAACAGCAGCGACAGCGCCCCGCCGATCCCCAACTTCCAGCCACGCGCCAGCCACGCGAGCGCGCCGAGGATGGCGATCATCGCCAAGGCGGGCGGCAGCGTCAGCAGGCTGGACAACTCCTCGAACGACCACACCAGGAAATCGCGGACTCCGCTGAGCACCGGCCGGAAGTTGTCGAGCAGCCAGTCGACGAAGTCGTCCACCCACTCGCCGAGCGGGAT encodes:
- a CDS encoding ABC transporter permease, which encodes MDEWRIPLGEWVDDFVDWLLDNFRPVLSGVRDFLVWSFEELSSLLTLPPALAMIAILGALAWLARGWKLGIGGALSLLFIMLIDQWDNAMQTLALVIITVVVAAVLAIPIGILAARYRVVSNLLRPVLDLMQTMPPLVYLIPGVVLIGVGPQAGMVATVIFAMPPGIRLTELGIRQVDSEVVEAGHAFGSTPGAILRNIQLPLAMPTIMAGINQVIMLSLSMVVLAGFVGAPGLGQQVLSAISQLDVGLGVEAGLSVVILAIYLDRVTAALGSRSAVARLQKTA